AGAGGCTTTGAGAATAATATTTCAACAACCTATCAATTTTCTGCGATCGTTGATAGTTGGATTTTCAATAGGGGTGTTTCCAGCCGTTGGAGGTGCTACTTCAAGTGTGATCGCGTACGGGTTAGCAAAGTCAGGTTCAAAGAATCGCGAGAAATTCGGAACAGGCATTCCTGACGGAATAATCGCATCGGAGACGGCAAATAACGCTACTATACCTGGAGCTTTGGTTCCCCTTCTTGCTTTGGGCATACCCGGAGATTCCGTAACCGCAATGATGATTGGTGGTTTCATGATCCATGGTTTGTTCCCGGGTCCACTTTTGTTCAGAGACAGCCCTCAGTATGCTTACACTATATTTGCGGCGCAACTGGTTGGGAACATCGTGATGGTTCTTCTTGGTATCTTATTGATGAGGTTTTTCATCTATACCCTGAGTGTAAGATCGTATTATCTGTTACCAGTAATAACGGTGTGTATGGTTGTGGGTGCCTTCGGTTTGTACGGCAGAACCTTCGACATTTGGATTGTCCTGGTTTCGGGAGTGATGGGTTACCTACTCAGAAAAATCGATTTCCCTCTTGTCCCGGTGATAACTGCTTTCGTTCTTGGACCAATAATCGAGAAAAGTCTGAGACAGGGCCTTGCTCTATCTGGAGGGAGTCTAAAGCCCTTGCTCACAAGACCTATTTCTCTGGGTTTATTAATAACAGCGGCATGTCTGTTTGCCCTTGGTTTGTACATCAACATCGTGGTTGCAAACAGTATGCGGAAATCCTGAATATCTCACTTGGAGGTGGTTTTCATGGCAAGGAAGTTGTTGGTACTTGTAGTTTTAGCTGCCGTTTTAGCGGTTGTAGTCCTTGGTCAAACTTATCCAGCAAAACCCGTAACTGTAGTTGTCGCCTATTCTCCTGGAGGAGCAAGTGACCTCACAGCAAGGCTCATCGCCGAGTATTGGAAGAAGTATACTGGACAAGAGATGGTCGTGACAAATGTTGTTGGTGCAGAAGGTGCTATAGCTGCGAGGCAGGTCAGAAATTCTCGTCCAGATGGTTACACGGTTTTGTGGTACCATGAGGCAATGCTTGGAAACTATTACCTCGGAGTTTGTGACCTAAACTGGTATGATTTCACACCAGCTTGTGTGGCGCTCAAGATCTCGACAGTTTCTGTCACGAGACCTGATATGCCGTGGAGAAATCTGAAGGATGCAATTGATGATGCCAAGGCAAATCCCGGAAAGTTTGTTTATGGACTTGGCACGGGCGGTGTTGCATACTGGGTCTTTGCGGGATTAAGCTCAGTTGCGCCCGGTGCGTGGCGTACAGTTCCATTTGAAGGGGGCGACACCCAGAGGGCAACGGCTTTGCTGGGTGGCCATATCGATATCACGATGGTTTCTGCTGCAGGAGCATGGTCGTTCCTTAAGTCCGGACAGTTGAAACCCCTCGCGGTGCACGATGAGGAAAGAAACCCACTTTTGCCGGATGTTCCCACAGCCAAGGAACTGGGATACCCAGATATAGTATTCCAACTGACGAATACGTTTTTCTTTCCGCCAAAGACACCCAGTGGAATTGTAGAGGAGTTCAACAAAATCATAGCAAAAATAGTTGCAGACCCTGAATTCCAGAAAAAAGCAGCAGAAATAGCAGCTGCTGTACCATATTTCAAGGCTGGCAAAGATCTTGAGGACTTCTGGAAGACCATGGATGCAAGGTATAAAGCTCTCTCAGGCGCTGTGAAGTAGAACAAGTAATCAGC
The nucleotide sequence above comes from bacterium. Encoded proteins:
- a CDS encoding tripartite tricarboxylate transporter permease produces the protein MEALMQTFTTGMSVVIRPENLLVLSVGILWGMVFGAIPGLTATMGVALALPLTFGMNPFTGLILLSSIYIGGISGGFISAGLLNMPGTPSSVATTFEAYPMAQKGKASLAMALSLMSSFLGGTVAIFLMIVATYALAQIALKFGPFEYFALGILAFAGCIGMMEGGILKNALGIVLGLLLATVGSDVLTGVGRLTFGIPDLVAGIDILPLLIGLFGISEVLLAIERKLQNVVPVEARKAHMGFSVVKEALRIIFQQPINFLRSLIVGFSIGVFPAVGGATSSVIAYGLAKSGSKNREKFGTGIPDGIIASETANNATIPGALVPLLALGIPGDSVTAMMIGGFMIHGLFPGPLLFRDSPQYAYTIFAAQLVGNIVMVLLGILLMRFFIYTLSVRSYYLLPVITVCMVVGAFGLYGRTFDIWIVLVSGVMGYLLRKIDFPLVPVITAFVLGPIIEKSLRQGLALSGGSLKPLLTRPISLGLLITAACLFALGLYINIVVANSMRKS
- a CDS encoding tripartite tricarboxylate transporter substrate binding protein yields the protein MARKLLVLVVLAAVLAVVVLGQTYPAKPVTVVVAYSPGGASDLTARLIAEYWKKYTGQEMVVTNVVGAEGAIAARQVRNSRPDGYTVLWYHEAMLGNYYLGVCDLNWYDFTPACVALKISTVSVTRPDMPWRNLKDAIDDAKANPGKFVYGLGTGGVAYWVFAGLSSVAPGAWRTVPFEGGDTQRATALLGGHIDITMVSAAGAWSFLKSGQLKPLAVHDEERNPLLPDVPTAKELGYPDIVFQLTNTFFFPPKTPSGIVEEFNKIIAKIVADPEFQKKAAEIAAAVPYFKAGKDLEDFWKTMDARYKALSGAVK